Part of the Paracoccus sp. MC1862 genome, GGCAGCAGCCCGATGGCCGCCAGCGCCGTCATCGACTTGCCCGAGCCGCTTTCGCCGACCAGCCCCGTCACCTCTCCCCGCGCCAGCGGCAGGGTCACGTCCGACACCACCTGCCGCCCGGCGATGGTGACGCACAGGTTCTGCAGCGCGATCATGTCAGCCGCGCCTTGAGCCGGGGGTCCAGCGCGTCGCGCAAGCCGTCGCCCAGCAGGTTCAGCCCCAGCACCGTCAGCACGATCGCCATTCCCGGCACGATGGCGACATGAGGGGCGATCGTCACCATCGTCTGCGCCTCGGCCAGCATCCGCCCCCAGCTCGGGATGGGCGGCTGCGCGCCGAGGCCCACATAGGACAGCCCGGCTTCCGCCAGAATCCCCAGCGCGAACTGGATCGTGGCCTGCACGATCAGAAGGCTCGCAAGGTTCGGCAGGATGTGTTCGACGCTGATCCGCGCCGCGCCCTTGCCCGCGACCTCGGCCGCGCGGATGTAGTCGAGCGTCCACAGCGGCAGCGCCCCGCCGCGCGTCACGCGGGCGAAGACGGGGATGTTGAAGATGCCGATGGCGAGCATGGCGTTCCCCGCCGAAGGCCCCAGCGCGGCGGTGATGAGGATCGCCGTGACCAGCGCCGGGAAGGCGAAGATCAGGTCGTTC contains:
- a CDS encoding ABC transporter permease, giving the protein MSVLLHRLGLSLGAALAGLAVALALVSLVWTPFDVTGVDVANRLRPPGGPHLLGTDHLGRDLLSMVMIGARTSLAVALAAVGIGAGIGVPLGLVAAGSRGGWLDEAIMRGNDLIFAFPALVTAILITAALGPSAGNAMLAIGIFNIPVFARVTRGGALPLWTLDYIRAAEVAGKGAARISVEHILPNLASLLIVQATIQFALGILAEAGLSYVGLGAQPPIPSWGRMLAEAQTMVTIAPHVAIVPGMAIVLTVLGLNLLGDGLRDALDPRLKARLT